The Bombus vancouverensis nearcticus chromosome 12, iyBomVanc1_principal, whole genome shotgun sequence genome contains a region encoding:
- the LOC117155548 gene encoding hepatic triacylglycerol lipase, whose protein sequence is MTKTATIGRGQASPCKNNNEHSKLRSLSATRRNPTCGTTLNISDPYSLRKSNFNDRYPTVIFIHGYSGSARAGSATAIRDVYLKRGEYNIILVHWTKLAGLPWYVTAVRNTRIVGPQVARLVNWLDAQGAISLASLHVIGFSLGAEIAGFMGKALAPRKVGRITGLDAAYPLYMNTGGDGHLTKTDAMFVDVIHTDGGNFGFPNPLGHVDFYPNGGKPIQPGCNLDSVIRRSVSRLINQYIVCGHNRAWMFYAESVTNPFGFPASQCPKWHPNIQAQCTWTPDVLMGFAVDSRVRGKFYLRTNAQAPFARNATGYMRK, encoded by the exons ATGACGAAGACCGCGACGATTGGTCGAGGCCAAGCGTCGCCATGCAAAAACAACAACGAACATTCCAAGTTACGTTCGCTTTCTGCCACCAG GAGGAATCCAacttgtgggacgacgttaaataTTTCAGACCCGTATTCCTTGCGGAAGAGTAATTTTAACGACAGATATCCAACAGTAATTTTCATTCACGGATACAGCGGCAGTGCGAGGGCAGGAAGTGCCACGGCAATAAGAGACG TTTACCTGAAACGAGGCGAGTACAATATAATCTTAGTGCACTGGACCAAATTGGCCGGTCTGCCATGGTACGTGACAGCGGTTCGAAACACGAGAATAGTCGGACCTCAGGTCGCTCGTCTGGTGAATTGGCTGGACGCTCAGGGAGCGATATCCCTAGCCAGCTTGCACGTAATTGGTTTCAGCTTGGGAGCTGAGATCGCTGGTTTCATGGGGAAAGCTCTTGCTCCGCGGAAG GTTGGAAGGATCACAGGATTGGACGCCGCCTATCCTCTTTACATGAACACGGGCGGAGACGGGCATCTGACAAAGACTGACGCCATGTTCGTCGACGTGATTCACACCGATGGTGGAAACTTTGGCTTCCCGAATCCTCTGGGTCATGTCGATTTTTATCCGAACGGTGGCAAACCTATTCAGCCTGGATGCAATTTGGATAGTGTTATTCGGAGAAGTGTGTCGAGACTCATCAACCAGTATA TCGTCTGTGGACATAACAGAGCATGGATGTTTTATGCGGAATCCGTGACAAATCCGTTTGGATTCCCTGCCAGTCAGTGTCCAAAATGGCACCCGAATATCCAGGCACAGTGCACGTGGACACCTGATGTCTTAATGGGCTTCGCGGTGGATTCTAGAGTCAGAGGGAAGTTTTATCTAAGAACCAACGCGCAAGCACCCTTCGCGAGGAACGCAACTGGATACATGAGAAAATGA